Genomic window (Deltaproteobacteria bacterium):
TTAGGCACTTCAAACTTTAGGCACTTAAGGCACTTTTTATTATAGGGAGAACTTAATGGCTCACGATGAAAAAATAGAAGCAACGGAAGGGCAGCCTTTCCTCGACGACAAAGAAGCAAGAATCAGATGTCGTAATATTAATATCTTTTATGGTGAAAAACTTGCCATAAAGGATGTAAGCGTAGATATTGGACATAATGAAGTAACGGCCTTCATCGGTCCTTCAGGGTGCGGTAAATCGACTTTTATTCGCGCCATCAACAGAATGAACGATACCATTTCTATTTGCCGTACGGAAGGCAGCATTACAATAGAGGGGGAAGAGATTTATGCACCCCATGTGGATACGGTAGAACTTCGTGCAAGGGTGGGCATGGTTTTTCAAAAGCCTAATCCTTTCCCCAAATCAATTTATAACAACGTTGCCTACGGTCCCCGTATTCACGGAATAGCCCGGAACAAGAGTGAACTTGATGAGATAGTCGAGAGCAGCCTTGAAAAAGCGGGGCTCTGGAATGAAGTAAAGGATAATCTTAGCCACCTGGGCACGGCTTTATCGGGAGGCCAGCAGCAGAGGCTTTGTATTGCCAGGGCCATTGCCGTACAGCCTGATATTATATTGATGGATGAGCCCTGTTCAGCCCTTGATCCTATTGCTACAGCGAGGATAGAGGAACTTATCGATGAGTTGGGGAGCCACTATTCTATCGTCATTGTTACTCACTCCATGCAGCAGGCAGCCAGGGTATCAAAGCGTACCGCCTTTTTCCATCTCGGTAAACTGATTGAGTGCGACTGGACAGACAAAATATTTACAACGCCGGGACATAGGTTAACGGAAGATTATATAACAGGAAGATTCGGTTAAGGAGCCATAAACAAAATGAAAAATATTCTCTTTGTCTGTGTTGAAAATTCATGCCGCTCGCAGATGGCAGAAGCCTTTGTAAAAATGCATGGAGAGGGAGTTGTCCATGTATAC
Coding sequences:
- the pstB gene encoding phosphate ABC transporter ATP-binding protein PstB, with translation MAHDEKIEATEGQPFLDDKEARIRCRNINIFYGEKLAIKDVSVDIGHNEVTAFIGPSGCGKSTFIRAINRMNDTISICRTEGSITIEGEEIYAPHVDTVELRARVGMVFQKPNPFPKSIYNNVAYGPRIHGIARNKSELDEIVESSLEKAGLWNEVKDNLSHLGTALSGGQQQRLCIARAIAVQPDIILMDEPCSALDPIATARIEELIDELGSHYSIVIVTHSMQQAARVSKRTAFFHLGKLIECDWTDKIFTTPGHRLTEDYITGRFG